The segment GGGCAAAGCTGGAGCACATACAGTCCTCAAAGCCGACGGTGCACAGAGTCCTAAAGTATCCGTTTGAGTATTTTGTTGTTAAACTCATTTTTTAAGCTTCCAAAAAAGTTTTCTAAAGTGAAATGGAAAACTAGTTGAAGTAGATTTTTAATGACGATGCAAAGGTTGAAGATTCATGACACAGATATAGCACAGTTATtaatgatcaaaacagaaccatTAAGCCTGAAGGGTAACCTTTTAATTACAGCAGTGCTATTGCATCGTATGAGTACTCTATATCAGCATGTAAAAGTTAAGTTTGGCTCTCCACCTTATCCCAGAATCTACGTATCTACCGTGAAGGCCACTTGGCTGTTTACTCCTTCACTGTCGGAAACATCAGCATATTATAATGTTACAGTTCACCAACTTGTCAATCACTTCATAcacctgtgcatgtgtgtagttatgcaagtgtgtgtgtgtgtgtgtgcgtgcgtgtgtgtgtgcgcgcgcgtctgtgtgtgtgagggagacgCTGTTGTTTGTATACAGTTTCTCTACAGGAAgacattgtgagtgtgtgtgtccaagggTTGAatttgtatatgagtatgtttATGTGTCCAGTTGTAGTGAAGCATCccccagaccctcagacctccaggCTGACTCTGCACACAGTGAGGCTGAAGATGGGCTCTCTTCGCTGGCCTCGGAGCTCTGGGCAGCCCTGCAGTGCTGCTGGGTCTCTGTGGGGCTGGACAGTGGCAAGGCTGCATCTAGACTGGACATCAAGGTGAGTCAATTTACATCAGAATCTGATAGCTGTATTATCATTTGTTTTAACACAATATATtcaatattatatgttatattaagcTGTGGAGTAATTGTCAAGATAATTGACATAGACACAAAAATATCTTTTTATTATGGATGCAGAAATGTGTTTCAGGACTAATCATATATATACTTGTTCTAATATACAACACTATGCATTGATATATGCCAAAGTAGAAAAATAGATAGGtaaagtgtttttatatattgcaCTTTTCAAGAGTGGGAGTGACAATGTACTTTACAAGTCAACAAAAATAACTTATTGGATGTTCTTTTTAGATATTAATATTGTTcttaatatattatatctgttgttgtttttcagtaAGTTCATCTCTACTTTTCCCCAACATAGCGTGACGTGGTCTGTCAAATTAATTATGTCATTTTCCTTCGTGTGAAGGAATTGCCATTAAGAGCTTCAGTTCTTTTTGGAACTGGCCAGATGCTGGCACCAGTTGGTCTCCCTACTGGTGTACAAATAAACTGGTTTAAAGTGGACGAGGGCTCAACATTCAATCGAGTGGTTTTGATCAGCAGGTTCTTTCAGCAGGACGAGGAGATGCTGATTCTGACCCACAGTGATGAGTTGAACAGAACCTATGGCGAGGACAGCAGATTGCCTTTTGACAACATCGCAGACCGAAATAACACAAGCTCAGACGACACCAGAAGAAATAGAACCTTGTTTCAGACTCAGCAAGATAATCCCAGTGTCCCAGAATCCACCAGCACCTTGCTGCAGGAGAGCCCGGCGCTTAAAGAAACCAGAGCGACTGTGATCTCCACTGGACCCAGAACCATGACCATAACTTCAGCAGTTGCCACTCCTTGTTGCCACTCCTTGTGGTTCAAAAACACCAACGGTCATGGCAAAGGAAGAAGATCCTTGAAGACGGACGCTGACAAGATGGGAAGCAACAGTGAGCAGAACCAGAGTTTCAACCACAGCCAAGGGAACAAGACGGGATCCAGCAGGACGCTTAGCGGGAATACGCAGAAACAGAGACTttctgaggatggagaggaggaaaccGTGGAGGGGACTTCTCACTTCTGCACCAGCCTtgatgaagagaggaggatgaggaggatgagttTGGTTAAACCAGATCAGAGCCCCAATGCCGGCTGCAGAAGTGTGAATCCCACTCTAAGCATCACCGCATGGGAGGCTGGCTGGAACGTCACAAATGCTATACAGGTAAACTTATTCAGTTTTTGGCATGGTCACAAgtcatttaattcaattcaattcaattcagtttatttgtatagcccaatttcacaaattacaaatttgtctcggagtgctttacaatctgtacacatagacatcccttccccaaaacctcgcatcggatcaggaaaaactcccaaataacccttcaggggggaaaaaagggaagaaaccttcaggagagcaacagaggaggatccctctccaggatggacagaacaatagatgtaatgtgtacagaaggacagatttagagttaaaatgcattcaatgaatgtgacagagtgtatgaatagttcatagtaggcatattccacgatggagacctccacgatccatcaggcagatggcggtggggaggaggagtgggcggagtctcaacaggacagtggcgtagtcaggagcaggaattccacgatccagacctcgatgatccatcaggcagataggatctatgtcgtctcatagggtccgatgaccccatgagacgtgaagtcaaaaggactccggggagacagcagagttagtaacgtgtgattgagagatgaaaattcatccctaaggagagaaaagaggagataggtgctcagtgcatcctaaaacgtcccccggcagctataagccaatagcagcatatcaaggggctggaccaggtgaacctgattcagcccgaactataagctctgtcaaagaggaaagtcttaagtctactcttaaacgaggtgactgtgtctgcctcccggactgaaggtggaagctggtcccatagaagaggagcttgataactaaaggctctggctcccattctactttttaagactctaggaactacaagtagtcccgcatttagtgagcgcagctctctagtggggcaatatggtactacaagctccttaagatatgatggagcatcaccaatcaaggctttgtaggttaagagaagaattttaaaagtgattcttgattttatgggtagccagtgcagagcagctagtgcaggagtgatgtgatctcttttcttagttttagtgagaacacgagctgcagcattctggatcaactggagggacctaagagacttattagagcagcctgataataaggagttgcagaaatgaagtctcgaagtaacgaacgcgtgaaccaatttttctgcatctttttgagacaagatgtgcctgatttttaaaatattacgtagatgaaagaatgcagtccttgagatttgctttacgtgggaggtAAAGGACAGAAGAAAAAATTACACCACAATATAGGAGAATATTTGATGACTTTCGGATTTTCACCCAttacaatgttgttgtttttccacaTTATTTTATCTTATTCACCCCAGCTTAGTTTATCAATTCAGATTACTGTAAAACATTGTCGAACCCCGTCATTTATTTTAGACTTCTGAATatgatttctttctttccagGCATCTGAATCATGTAACTAATGGGATCCCTTTCCTTTTTAGCCCCAACGCACATGCACtttgtttaatgttttttttttttatctttagtttactgttttaaagccacagaatTATGTGTTTGGATGTATTGAAGACCAAAAgggaaagtgaaataaatggtttggtacatgagaaaagtcaaatggcacagatggtgctccaatgtgcccaaatgcaaattttagagaccaCGCCTGAATTCTCTTCACTAAaaactctccaactattgttctgctttatttttcctgagtcatactttgcagagagtctgttcacaagtttttttattatcagggtgattttaggcctttgctttgcatccatccaggacatattcatcctgaaagtgctttttttcctaatcgaacctgaaacttctatgaaaatcgaagtttcatctttatttactcctaACCAGTCACATATACACTCATATTTAcaaatctgaacaaaagctcacatgtgttgcctttattataacaccaacattattcaaatagcttttgtggttgcagagctacaccctttttagtttgggtatgtcatttcaagcagaaacctcaaaaatcggGTGGGGCTAAGGAGGTTAAAAGACATATTACCCCAAATGTATCccaatgtgtattatatgtgggGGAAAGCATTTAACAGTCACAGCAGATTAAGCCTCTTCCAGATGAATGTACTGTAAAGAAGAATGACACAAAGCCAAATCCATTACAATGGATTATATGTGTTGGTTAAAGTTATTCAATCAGGGCCTGAAGCCCAAATTTCAAATGTTGCGTTGGCTGCTGAGTTAGATCTCCTGATAACATATCCCATGTTTACTGCAGCATGCAAACTTGGTATTCATTTATGTTGTTGGGACAcgctatgtctctctctctctctctctctcgcttgcaAAATGCAAATGTTAATGTAGATGGCCGCCGTTTAGGCGCCGGGCTGCACACTACATTTAAAAAGCATTAAGCATGGAGACTATTTGATTCGCCGCGTCGTGTTTTCATATCAACGGAACAATGCTCCGTGGTCTTGCAGGCTGTTTGTCAGGCGCTCTCCAGTCTTCTTAATCAAATACAGTGTGAATCAAATtgtcaaagaaaaaagaaaagaaaagctcgTGGTCACAGAGCGTCCTCGTGGCGGTGATGCTAATAGCTTATTACGCCGTAAACGCTGAGCTGTATTCAACTGATGCACTCATGTAAATCTGTCCCTTCGCTTCATAACTGCGGTGTAATTGAACAGCGTCACTGGGTCTGAAAAGAACATTGTGACATTAGGATGGAAATACAGTGTACGCATGCATAGGcctatgcgcacacacacaaacacacacacaaacacataaacacacagacgcTAACAAATGAAGACACGCGTCTCCTTCAGCAGGCCAGGTGAATTTACATCAAATGCTGTCATTTGCCGGTCGGCGCTGTTGTCATTATCTAAATACGTAGACAAACACATGATATTTAATAGATAATCAAGTATGTTATGTGCTCGGTGTATTGATGCTAGTCCATCTATCTGAGAGACGgatattgttctgctttaattAGAGACCGAGTATCCGTGCGAGGCAGAAAAACTGAGTTTGTGATATATTTTCTGTTTTGCTGGTTTGAATTCCCCGTTCAAATATATGATTCGTTACTTGTGTAAACTCAGTGCTTAGTtatatttgaattaatttgcaCGTGAAACACTCTTGTGAATTGAATAGTTTCTATTTGACTGTTCTTTTAATTcaaaattagtttttttcttctagaaTGTGCTAAAAGTATGGGCTTGTTTGTGGGGTGGGGTTGTTCATGTTTTGTAGGTTATTCATGACCTCCAGCTCAATGTAATCAGGAACCTGAACCAAATGGATTGCTCAGTAATCCATTTGGTTCAGGTCACAGATCGGTTGAGTTGAGGCGACGACTTGATGACTGGCGGAGCAGAAATGAGTCTTTTATGAAAGGTGGTGATTCACTGGATGCTTGAAAATCTCAGACGGTGATGGATGACCACGGAGTAACAATAACAGACACAGAACGTATCGGATGTATAAACATCAGAGCCACGATGACAGATCATTTGTTAAGAGGCTAACAGATGTCTTATTAATGGGGGAAAAAGAACATCAATTTGATCTCCTATCAAggctaaaaagaaaatatgtattttccgGTGGTTTTATACTGATGCCAACACAACTATGTGATATGACGGTCTGCCAGCTTCATAAAGTTTTCATTAGAAAGGGAATTATCTGccaaaaattaagaaaaaaaaatccagctCTAAAGACTTGTGAACGAGGCAGATCCTATCTGTGTGGCTTCATCGCAGAAGAGAGACTTTTGGAccttttgtttttacaatttAACGGCCTCTGACTGTCTTACCGTAAACTGGTTTGGAAATTTAAgttctaaatatgtttttttcaaacACAAGCCACAGGGAAAAGTAAAATGTTCGGATGTTTCTTTTGGGAAGATTGCAGTCGAAAGTGATTTGGTTAATCCAGCTGCCAAATACATCCCAAGACACTACCAAAAAAAAGTGAGGCTGAATAAATGCTACAGCCGGATCTGGGCTGGTCCACAACAGTCTGGCTGCTGCTGGAGTCGGAGCTGCAGGACATTCTGGTGAACCTGCATGGACCCGATTCCACGTGGCACAGATGAAAAGCATTAAGAATCACAATATATAAACGCCCGTCGTCTCGCTGATGCTCTTGTTTACTTATGTAGGTCAGAGAGGCGTCAGCATAATATTGAGTTCCTCACAGAAATGTCAAACCTGTTTCTGGTCACGTCtgcccacctcctcccctcatGGTGCAGGGAAACACACTtccctcttccttttttttgtgcacAGGGCATTTGTGTTTGCATAAAACATGGCGCACGACCTGAAGAGCAGCAGTTGACATCTCGCACCGACAGTCCCGACAGGAGCCGTTAATGTGAAATAAGCATACTCTTTTTTTCAGCACGTCTCCCTGAGATACCCTGGCTGCTCTGTGGTCTATATTGATTATTTAGTTTCAGCTATATGGGCTATATGGTGCATTGGGTGACAGTTTATTGCAGGATAAACCTAAATCTTCGTCTCCCTCAGAATCAATCAGGGATTTTCTTTCCTCCCTTAAGGCAGCCCGTTTGTGATTGGGAGCGGCTCCAGGTTGTGTTGAGCAGAGTTGGGTGACCAATGAGGAATGAGCTGGCAAAAACTCACAGAGAAAGGgaagcggagggagagagagagagagagagagagggagatgaaacCAGATACTTGAGCGTCAAACTGCTTTCATCACCAGCAGTTCCATTTGAACATCAAAGCTCCATCAGCATATGCGTAGCAGACACAAAATGGTGacttgaaagagagagaatgtgcgctcgtccacagtgtgtgtgactgtttgtgtctgagccttCACAACTCTGTGAGTGAGTCcgtgtagctccatgtagcaACATccaagaagcagcagctccatcaAAGTAGAGTCTacgtctcctctgctctcccctcgtcctcttcctccttcaacCTCCTGCTCTCTATGGGTCACGTcccacctctccttcctcctccctcctctgtttCTGTCTCCTTATCTCCTCGACCCTCTTCTCTTCTGGCCTCCCACCTCCATTTCACTTCTCTCTCTGGCAGTGCCTGACGTTTTCCCTCGGTCGTGGGCCAAAGCTcgactctcctcttccttctgctcctgctggtctcctgcatGCTCCAACTCTCCAGGCATCAGGCcaaacctctcctctcctctcgcctcctcatcctccaaCCACTCTGTCCTCTTCAACGGTCTTCCTtaatctctccttttctcttttcttataAACAAAGTTTCTGAATTCTCACATTTTAATGATTTTCAGTGATCGGCGATTATGGAAGTGACTTAAATTGGGCATATTGTAGTATATTAAGGACTTTAATGTCCTATATTCTTTTTACCTTGACCTTCTTGTACCTCACACCTTTCACCTGTTACATTTTTTGGTTATCACGACTCACTTTCCGTACGCCTACCAACTTTCCGTAATAatatctatttttcttcttttgtctaGTTTGTCTTAAAACTGTTCCAGATTTTTTgtacatttcaaatgttttaacccttgtgttgccttcgggtcaatttgacccgattcaatgtttcaccctcctgtcgccttcgggtcaatatgacccgattcaatgtttaaccctcctgttacctttatatttactaacatattttacccttgaggtcaatatgaccccagctattaaaatctccagaaaattattagaattaatattgttttccaagtttaagtgtgaggtactttatgtttgtttgttgactcccgaaagaacaccaacattaaacattgaatcgggtcaaattgacccgaaggcgacaggagggttaaatattgaatcgggtcaaaatgacccgaaggcaacacaagggttaagacaataAATTCTGTAAGACACATTTTAGTTTCTGCATTGTTTCTATTTGTTCTAATTCTTACTCTGAAAATAAGTGTAGCTGATGAGAGATTTTCTTTTGTCATCATCTTTTTTGCTTTCACTTTAATAGTatgacaggatagagacaggaaaCAGGGACAAAGGGACCTAACGACTCATCCAGGGCTGAAGCAGAAATTGTTATGGCGACatggttatttttattttttgaagcaCCTTTTTAAATGGGGTCTTGGTCCTTCTTATTTCTAACCCCCCTCACAACCCTGCCCATATGGTCTTTCTTTCCACCTttctcatctaccttcaggggATCTTTGTGTTGGGTTTACCCTTCGCCCTGGTCCAGTCAGGTTATGTGGGTCTTGTTCTGCTGGTTCTGTCCGCCTGGTTCTGCAACCACACCGGGAGGATTCTGGTGGCCTGTCTGTATGAAGAGGAACAAAGGTGTGTCCAATATATTCTGGATATCTGCAATATCACTTTCTAATTAGGTTGCATACATGTTATTATGTAAAaacagttgttttgtttctacTGATAGCAGATATACTAAGCAACTTATTTGTGTCATTGCTGCAGAACTTATGGTCCGTATACTTCTCAAAAAAGCTCTGTGCTCAGtggaatgtttttattttaagccATTGGCTACGTTTGAGTTTTGGCAGTTTTTTTCTCCTATCTGTATTTCATTAATGGCGGCTCTCATTTTGTGACAACTGATTCGTTCTCATCTTTATTCCTTCTGTTCTATACTGACTCCTTGGGGGAATATAACTCTAATTGAGAGTCcaaatacacaaacatgttGTTCTGTTCATTCACCAGTGGCGAGCAAAAGATATGTGAAAGGGTCCATCTGTGCTTTGAGTTTACTTTTGCCTCATTGGTTTCAGAGTTTGTCATTTTATTATATACGCTGCTatagctgtaaaaaaaaaacacctcatTGTAGTGACTCCACTCTCTGGAAcattatccatatatatatatagcttataGTAGTTCAACGACAGCATGCTGTAGCTTTGAAAACCGTGACAATGGTGAAAGATGTGACATTGGATCATGAACGATCCATCACAGTGGCCGGTGCTTGTATCTTTCAGCGGCGGCTCGGTGTCGATGGTCAGAGTCCGACACAAATACCAGGACATCGTGGAAGCCGGCTGCAAAGGACTGTGGCCCAGCTTGCCTGCACTGGGGGGGTGGATGATTAATGTAgctcaggtaacacacagatACTTATAAACCAACCCACACACATCCCTTGTATTGCAAGTCAGTCTGCACATACATTTGGTTTTGACATTTTTCTTCCAACGGAATACTTCTAGATTACATATTCACAATTCAAGATGTAGAATAGATAGAAATACATGTCCTTAGTTTCCCACAAAAGACAGGATGTAAACATCTcgtgtttcttcttctactccagGTCATCGAGCTGTTGATGACCTGCACCCTGTATCTGGTCGTCTCCACCAGTCTGTTGTCTGACAGTGTCTCAGGGATGGCTGTTCCTAGATcagtgtgttctctggtgtctctggtgttcCTGCTGCCTTGTCTGCTGCTGACTGATCTCAGACCAGTCTCCACCCTCAGCCTGCTGTGCTCCCTGGCACACATCCTGATCGGGTGATTGAATAGGAGACGCATCAGGTTTGTGCTGACAGAGCAGTAAACGTGTGCACGCTGTCAGCTGACCAGCATCGGCTCACACACTGGCGGTCGTCATAATCTGCTCTCATTTACACCCCTGTGATGATgttgcagctgctgctggttaCGCTGTCTGCTCCCAGCTGCTCCCCACTGATGTTACTGGTTGTCTGATTTGTTTCATCTGCCAGGTGTCTTGGAAGATGGAATTTTGGATTATAATCTGTGTGCATATAGACATTAATTCTCATTTATTTCCTTTACAATTCAATGCTGTAGCAGGAAGAACAACATTTTATcttgacattacattacatgtcatttagcagacgcttttatccaaagcgacttacaataaatgcatttcaacctagtacaaactaagaacaacaagaatacaggaagtaacatttcctcaacatcaaCACTACAAAaaaaccataagtaagtgctatctagccactgaagtgctataatgtgtgttttaatccagatatagatCGGAAAGGTTGTGTTTTCTTCGGAAGATGATGAGATTTAGAGACTTTGTGTTCTGCTGTCACTGTCCACCACTCCACCACCAGacagccaggacagcaaacgaTCTGATTTTGATGAGCTCGAGAGGTGCAGTCGATTTGTCGATGTGCTGCTGCCGAATGGACGTGCGAGCGGCAAGCGACCCGTGTGGGGTAATGTGGGGACCACCGATCGGATGTAGGCACGGCCGCGCCGATTTTGAAGCCGATGCAGAGCACCaggttttgaagcggatgcacCAGTGAGAGCGGAGTggagtggtgggtggagggtggagtggAGTGACAGAGGCTCTGCTGCAGGCTGGGGCTGCTGCTCTGGATGAGCTGGATGGGCTTAGGAGGAGAGGCAGGGAGTCGAGGCAGGAGGGGGTTGAGGAGGAAGCCTGGACCTGCGCCTTCGCCTTCCGCCTGGATCAGAAGGTCCGACCTGATGTGAAGTATGTACATGTACCTACAGGATCGATTCGTGCAGGTTGGTGTGCAGGGTCATGTTGCCGTCAGGTTGTGGGTTGGCTCTCAGGTAGTGAGTTGCTGAGGTGGTGTGAGGTAgtcgggggtgggggtgggttgAGCCGTGGAAGAGCTGTCAGGGGCCTGGAGTGGAGGGGAGTTGATTCAGTCTTGGTTAGGGTTGATCTGAGAGGTGACAGTCAGCAGAGAGATGGTGAGTGATGTCAGAGAGACAAGTCGAGATTCGAAGACATGGTGGTGTGTTGGCCGAGAGTTTCGGATGGTGGTGAAAGAAGCTATGTcatgagaaaagagagagaagaatgaggagacaggaaagagagattgaggaggaagagacagagaggagaggagatccaGGGAGAGAGCAGGAAGGAACAGAGACAACCCCTCCAGTGAGAAGACAAGTTACAGAGAGTCAGATCCTCCAAGCGTCAAGTGATCAGGAAGGTGAAGTGAAgagagatccccaggtcctgaagagaagagatcagatcctgaaggagagaggtgGCTGCAGAGGCGTGGCCTgaaagaggatagaggacagaggagagagaggacagaggagagtgtGAGTGCTCAGAgagaagctcagggagggcaagggaGCCTTAGGAGGTGCCGTGATTGAAAGAAGGGTGATGGTcaaggagagagggtgaggaagaTAGGAAGAAGGCTACTCAAGATAGGCTCATGAGGAGttgagaaaggagagagagagaagagagagactctGCTAGTTGCTGACTTAGAGAGGGGCAGGTTCagagtttcttcaggagaggatcctccttccagaggaagagagtggaggagggaggcagagacAGGGAGAATCAGAAGGtcgagagggaggtggagagcaggGAGGAGTATGGGGGGAAGAGAGGTCAGGGCCAGGGCGGGGCGGAGGTGTCACCaagctgagagagagaagagagggtgggggaaaagagagagagagggggggagaagaggaagagttgGTGGTGAGAGAAGATGGTTTGTGAAGATGGAGAAGTAAAGGAAAGTGTGAGGGGAATTTCGGAGACAAAGAGGGGAAacaaaggaaagagggaggaggacagggggaaaggaggggaggaggggagagaaggaagaaaagaaagattgaggaggagaagaaggaggactgAATTTGAGTCAggtagagagaagagagagagagagaggaggaagaggaggaggagagagaggattgaGAAGAGTTTTCAAAGAGGAGAAATGGCTCTGAGATCTCTCGAGGGCCGCTCTTCCGTCCCGCCGGGTTCAATTCTCGGCGTTGACCTTTATATTTTTGCTGAATCTCCCTTCTTTGGTTATTTGGGTTTCCCTCTGGAGCAGACGTTAAGTAATTAAGTAAAAGTAACCATTTATTGCGTTCACATACTGTAATGGTAAATAATAAGCACAACATTTAACTAGTTTTGTAAAAGATATCTGTGTGTTTACATCTTTTTGTTgatctggatttttttttagataaaaaAGGGTATCCAAATGAATAATTGCTAAACATAaacagtgttttttattttttaaattgcaatAAAAGATTAAGGACTATGCATCCCATTTCTTCAGAAAAACACAACACCAGTGTTTCTCCAAAACGTCAACCTTTACTGGGCTTTCCTGTGAACCCAATTAGTTTAGCTTAAAGAGTAGAACAATCTTCTTCATTAATCATACTGACTAATTTAGAGTATTTATGTgtaattaaaaagaataaaacattttgagATTGGACATTGATAATAAAGTATTTTGGAAATGTGATTCAAATTCTCAGTCCTGTTAATAATTGTTGCTTTTGTttcttgtattttattttctcaaatGTTTATATTCCTTCCATCATTTTCCTCATCCGTCCTCAGGCAGAACTTCTGCTTTTATTAGTCTGTGGACCCGAGAGTACACTACTCTTATTGGACCGTCCTGGACAATTACAtgttgaatgaataaataatgaaaaggatTATCATTCTATTAATTTTAGATGATTTATTCATAGAGCATTCTTTCTCATCTTCTCtcattctgtctctctcaccctcttccAGCCTGTTGGTCATGCTGTACTGCCTGAGTCGAGCCAGCAGCTGGTCTTGGTCCAGTTTGTCTCTGTCAGTGGACCCGGAGGACTTCCTCGTCTCTGTGGGCGTCATCATCTTCTCCTACACCTCTCAgatcttcctccctcctctagaGGGCAGTATGGAGGACCGAGGG is part of the Pseudoliparis swirei isolate HS2019 ecotype Mariana Trench chromosome 12, NWPU_hadal_v1, whole genome shotgun sequence genome and harbors:
- the LOC130203089 gene encoding vesicular inhibitory amino acid transporter-like isoform X2 produces the protein MGSLRWPRSSGQPCSAAGSLWGWTVARLHLDWTSRFFQQDEEMLILTHSDELNRTYGEDSRLPFDNIADRNNTSSDDTRRNRTLFQTQQDNPSVPESTSTLLQESPALKETRATVISTGPRTMTITSAVATPCCHSLWFKNTNGHGKGRRSLKTDADKMGSNSEQNQSFNHSQGNKTGSSRTLSGNTQKQRLSEDGEEETVEGTSHFCTSLDEERRMRRMSLVKPDQSPNAGCRSVNPTLSITAWEAGWNVTNAIQGIFVLGLPFALVQSGYVGLVLLVLSAWFCNHTGRILVACLYEEEQSGGSVSMVRVRHKYQDIVEAGCKGLWPSLPALGGWMINVAQVIELLMTCTLYLVVSTSLLSDSVSGMAVPRSVCSLVSLVFLLPCLLLTDLRPVSTLSLLCSLAHILIGLLVMLYCLSRASSWSWSSLSLSVDPEDFLVSVGVIIFSYTSQIFLPPLEGSMEDRGQFNAMLGWTHGAACVMKTLFSLLAVLTWGAETSEVITDNLPSDLRPLVNLSLLAKALLSYPLPFYSAAEILQTCLLGGVSSPSQHGGVSRTALLVRAALLMTSYLLALLVPRFSLLMGLTAAGRRVHPESRSHL
- the LOC130203089 gene encoding vesicular inhibitory amino acid transporter-like isoform X1; its protein translation is MGSLRWPRSSGQPCSAAGSLWGWTVARLHLDWTSSRFFQQDEEMLILTHSDELNRTYGEDSRLPFDNIADRNNTSSDDTRRNRTLFQTQQDNPSVPESTSTLLQESPALKETRATVISTGPRTMTITSAVATPCCHSLWFKNTNGHGKGRRSLKTDADKMGSNSEQNQSFNHSQGNKTGSSRTLSGNTQKQRLSEDGEEETVEGTSHFCTSLDEERRMRRMSLVKPDQSPNAGCRSVNPTLSITAWEAGWNVTNAIQGIFVLGLPFALVQSGYVGLVLLVLSAWFCNHTGRILVACLYEEEQSGGSVSMVRVRHKYQDIVEAGCKGLWPSLPALGGWMINVAQVIELLMTCTLYLVVSTSLLSDSVSGMAVPRSVCSLVSLVFLLPCLLLTDLRPVSTLSLLCSLAHILIGLLVMLYCLSRASSWSWSSLSLSVDPEDFLVSVGVIIFSYTSQIFLPPLEGSMEDRGQFNAMLGWTHGAACVMKTLFSLLAVLTWGAETSEVITDNLPSDLRPLVNLSLLAKALLSYPLPFYSAAEILQTCLLGGVSSPSQHGGVSRTALLVRAALLMTSYLLALLVPRFSLLMGLTAAGRRVHPESRSHL